The genomic segment TGCCTTCATAACGGCCACATACCATCACAAGCTGGTCGTATTTTTTAGAAAGGTGAAACGCCATCCGCTGATTAAACGGTTTTCCTTTTGCGGAAAATAAAATAATTTTTACTCTTTTGCGCGCGGTGCGCTGCGGTATTTTTCCCACTACCTTCACCAGAGGCCCGGCCTGCAATACCATGCCCGCGCCGCCGCCGTAGGGCTTATCGTCCACCTGCTGGTGTTTCCCTATGCCGTACGCGCGCAGGTTGTGGGCATGCACGGCAATAATGCGGTCACGCTGCGCGCGCCCCACAATGGACACCGCGCAGTAGGAAGTGATTATTTCGGGGAAGAGCGTAATAACGTCAAAATGCATCATATCGAAAATTCGAAACTCTAAATCCCAAACTCTAAACAAACACTAAATTCAAAATTCGAATGTTCAAAACGTTTGTGATTTTGGTCATTTGGGTTTTGAATTTGTTTAGGATTTCGTGCTTAGGATTTAGAAATTACCAAATCATTATAGCACAAACCCCCAGATGTTACTCTGAGGATTGTGGTTGAACTCGAAAATTGAATCTAGATCTTGAGGTCATCGAGCGCGCTCGTGTCAACTTCCTCTTGCAGAGGAGCTGAACTGCCGCGATTATCGCGATCCATCGGACGCGGACGGCGCGAACCTTCCGGTTCGTAAATCTTAAGGTTCACGCGGGCGTTATTGCGTGCGCCCACGATCCTTAAGAGCGTGCGCAGAGCACGGGCGTTCTGGCCGTTGCGGCCAATCACATACCCCATGTCCTCGGGGTTGATCTTGAG from the Patescibacteria group bacterium genome contains:
- the trmD gene encoding tRNA (guanosine(37)-N1)-methyltransferase TrmD; its protein translation is MMHFDVITLFPEIITSYCAVSIVGRAQRDRIIAVHAHNLRAYGIGKHQQVDDKPYGGGAGMVLQAGPLVKVVGKIPQRTARKRVKIILFSAKGKPFNQRMAFHLSKKYDQLVMVCGRYEGIDERVRAILKAEEISIGPYVLTDGEIPALTVISAVTRLLPGAITLESLGEESFSRHLIHNTEQKESFEYPHYTRPEVLVYKGKNYRVPKVLLSGDHAAVKKWREKHMRNVKVKNQKSK
- a CDS encoding KH domain-containing protein is translated as MATVKDQEFIEYVARAIVDHPDDVTVERTVDEMGVLLTLKINPEDMGYVIGRNGQNARALRTLLRIVGARNNARVNLKIYEPEGSRRPRPMDRDNRGSSAPLQEEVDTSALDDLKI